From the genome of Verrucomicrobiaceae bacterium, one region includes:
- the cyoE gene encoding protoheme IX farnesyltransferase: protein MSARDLLTLTKFRLSALVIVTTFVGFWLRADRPLDVWLMIHTLIGSTLAAFGAAVFNQLMEIEPDSRMQRTADRPLPSGRVSPSTAFGLGWLLSAVALIHLVHRVNVESAALTALTLAVYLFIYTPLKRQSPSNTLVGAVSGALPPLIGWAGAAGAAVGPAPYFRWQLMLEPGAIYLFVLLFLWQLPHFLAINWMYRDEYRKGGFVMLANEDEHGVRTSRHALAYAFATMLLMLYPVYSGVAHAWWFLPPALLLSGWLSWLALRFNRMPERPTARKLFFCTLMYLPLILIVTVLAWKR from the coding sequence ATGTCTGCCCGCGATCTGCTCACCCTCACGAAATTCCGCCTCAGTGCGCTGGTCATTGTGACCACCTTCGTGGGATTCTGGCTGCGTGCTGACCGGCCGCTGGATGTTTGGCTCATGATCCACACACTCATCGGCAGCACGCTGGCGGCTTTTGGTGCGGCGGTGTTTAATCAGCTCATGGAAATCGAGCCGGATAGCCGCATGCAGCGCACGGCAGATCGCCCGCTGCCCTCTGGCCGCGTGAGTCCATCCACGGCCTTTGGCCTGGGATGGCTGCTGAGTGCGGTAGCGCTCATTCACCTGGTCCACCGCGTGAATGTGGAGTCTGCGGCCCTCACAGCTCTGACACTGGCCGTGTACCTCTTCATCTACACACCGCTGAAGCGCCAAAGCCCGTCCAATACGCTCGTAGGTGCTGTCTCAGGCGCTTTGCCACCCCTCATCGGCTGGGCGGGCGCTGCCGGTGCTGCCGTGGGGCCTGCGCCTTACTTCCGCTGGCAGCTCATGCTGGAGCCAGGAGCGATCTACCTCTTCGTTCTGCTCTTTCTTTGGCAACTACCGCACTTTTTGGCGATCAACTGGATGTACCGTGATGAGTACCGCAAAGGCGGCTTCGTCATGCTGGCCAATGAGGACGAGCACGGTGTGCGTACCTCCCGCCATGCGCTGGCCTATGCCTTCGCGACGATGCTGCTGATGCTTTATCCCGTGTATAGCGGCGTAGCGCATGCGTGGTGGTTTTTGCCGCCAGCGTTGCTCCTCAGTGGATGGCTCAGTTGGCTTGCGCTACGCTTCAATCGCATGCCAGAGCGACCCACCGCGAGAAAGCTCTTTTTCTGCACTCTGATGTATCTACCGCTCATCCTCATCGTGACCGTGCTGGCATGGAAGCGATGA
- a CDS encoding SCO family protein, producing MSAPEPAPKAPLNPWSIWIPIIIITLGIVVFYNWLIFRQRQEMDRVKAESAGQAARPAIMSRLTDDLELTERSGKIVHLAELRGKILVASWVFTRCSRGCSAITAQMKELHDEFASNPEVHFLSFTLDTEDTPEQLTKFAKGFQIPDDARWWFLNGDKTKVRNYMTRQFGFRPVEDIPENQRLGPDDKYMHDLRIAIVDHQGHVRGLEDVQNQDPATAKYWQQHIRQTLRYLIDLRDGKVK from the coding sequence ATGTCCGCCCCTGAACCTGCTCCGAAAGCCCCGCTGAATCCCTGGTCCATCTGGATTCCGATCATCATCATCACTTTAGGCATCGTGGTGTTCTACAACTGGCTCATCTTCCGCCAGCGGCAGGAGATGGACCGTGTGAAAGCCGAGTCTGCTGGCCAAGCTGCCCGCCCAGCCATCATGAGCCGCCTGACCGATGATCTGGAGCTCACCGAGCGTAGTGGGAAAATTGTCCACCTCGCCGAGCTGCGGGGGAAAATCCTCGTCGCCTCGTGGGTCTTCACTCGCTGCTCACGTGGCTGCTCCGCCATCACCGCGCAGATGAAGGAGCTGCATGATGAATTCGCCTCCAATCCTGAGGTGCACTTCCTTTCCTTCACACTCGATACGGAGGACACGCCCGAGCAGCTCACCAAGTTCGCCAAAGGCTTCCAAATCCCGGATGACGCACGCTGGTGGTTCCTCAATGGCGACAAGACCAAGGTGCGCAATTACATGACACGCCAGTTCGGCTTCCGCCCAGTGGAGGACATTCCAGAGAATCAGCGCCTCGGGCCTGATGACAAATACATGCACGATCTGCGCATCGCCATCGTCGATCACCAGGGCCATGTGCGTGGTCTGGAAGACGTGCAAAACCAAGACCCCGCCACTGCGAAGTACTGGCAGCAGCACATCCGCCAGACGCTGCGCTACCTCATTGACCTGCGGGATGGCAAAGTGAAATAA
- a CDS encoding DUF420 domain-containing protein yields MTVTELPKLYTIFNACALLHILLGLTMIKIGQRKAHVASMIIALAFSAAFLGCYLYYHFTVGHVRFAGTGTVRMIYLALLITHIPLAVLNLPMIIMTVLPALRHRFDKHKRLAKWTVPVWLYVSVTGIIIYLMCYVWYGPPIRG; encoded by the coding sequence ATGACCGTCACCGAACTGCCAAAGCTCTACACCATCTTCAATGCCTGTGCCCTGCTGCACATCCTGCTGGGACTGACGATGATCAAAATCGGCCAGCGCAAAGCGCATGTGGCTAGCATGATCATCGCGCTGGCATTCTCTGCCGCTTTTCTCGGTTGTTACTTGTACTATCACTTCACGGTCGGTCATGTGCGCTTCGCTGGCACTGGCACCGTGCGCATGATCTACTTAGCTCTGCTGATCACGCATATCCCACTGGCGGTGCTGAACCTGCCGATGATCATCATGACGGTGCTACCGGCCCTGCGGCACCGTTTTGATAAGCATAAGCGCCTCGCGAAATGGACCGTGCCCGTGTGGCTCTATGTCTCCGTCACTGGCATCATCATCTACCTGATGTGCTACGTGTGGTATGGCCCACCGATCCGCGGGTGA
- the ftsA gene encoding cell division protein FtsA — protein sequence MAKSNIYAGLEIGTHKICVVVGEAKKDGAIKILGVGQAPSRGVRKGEIVDFETVQTCLNDALVRAEDRSDVMIRNVFLGVSGAHIESLNNRGCHRLPDDQTEITEDDVEEAKEIARNVSIPQQNVFLHSVTRQYIVDGVEGVRQPIGREGRVLEADYHIIHGIRGRIQNAIRCVREIPLEVEDVVFCPVAAAQVVLTREAKAQGALMLDFGAGTCDYVLYEDGMITASGCVPLGGDHITNDIAMALEIPNGRAERLKVEEGSVDYQDIDPDEMINIEDDTGLILGEVSRAVLNEVMYLRTQEILETVKLKCEDHLGRLGAGVFLTGGVSLMKGIENVAHEVFGRKITRAGSAPVSGISSTFENPQFSAPIGLIRYAQILDSEKPYLSPLKRLGRRMQELLSSVAL from the coding sequence ATGGCCAAGAGCAACATCTACGCTGGACTCGAAATCGGGACGCACAAAATCTGCGTCGTCGTCGGTGAAGCAAAAAAAGACGGGGCCATCAAAATCCTCGGCGTCGGCCAGGCCCCTTCACGCGGCGTGCGCAAAGGCGAGATCGTCGATTTTGAAACCGTGCAGACCTGCCTCAACGACGCCCTCGTCCGTGCAGAAGACCGCAGCGATGTCATGATCCGCAATGTCTTCCTCGGCGTCAGCGGTGCCCACATCGAAAGCCTCAACAACCGCGGTTGCCACCGCCTCCCCGACGACCAGACCGAGATCACCGAGGACGATGTCGAAGAGGCCAAAGAAATCGCCCGCAACGTCAGCATCCCGCAGCAAAACGTCTTCCTCCACAGCGTCACCCGCCAATACATCGTCGATGGCGTGGAAGGCGTGCGCCAGCCCATCGGCCGAGAAGGCCGCGTGCTCGAAGCGGACTACCACATCATCCATGGCATCCGTGGCCGCATCCAGAATGCCATCCGCTGTGTGCGTGAGATTCCGCTCGAAGTCGAAGACGTCGTCTTCTGCCCCGTCGCCGCCGCACAGGTCGTCCTCACCCGTGAGGCGAAGGCCCAGGGAGCTCTCATGCTCGACTTCGGCGCAGGCACCTGCGATTACGTGCTTTATGAAGACGGCATGATCACCGCCTCTGGCTGTGTCCCCCTCGGTGGCGACCACATCACCAATGACATCGCGATGGCGCTGGAGATCCCCAATGGCCGCGCAGAGCGCCTCAAAGTCGAAGAAGGCAGCGTCGATTACCAAGACATCGACCCTGATGAAATGATCAACATCGAAGACGATACCGGCCTCATCCTCGGCGAGGTGTCCCGCGCCGTGCTCAATGAAGTCATGTATCTCCGCACCCAGGAGATCCTGGAGACCGTGAAGCTGAAATGTGAAGACCACCTCGGTCGCCTCGGAGCCGGCGTCTTCCTCACGGGCGGCGTCAGCCTCATGAAAGGCATCGAAAACGTCGCGCATGAGGTCTTTGGCCGCAAAATCACCCGCGCAGGCTCTGCACCCGTCAGTGGCATCAGCTCCACCTTTGAAAACCCGCAGTTCTCTGCCCCCATCGGCCTCATCCGCTACGCCCAGATCCTCGACAGCGAGAAACCTTATCTCTCCCCGCTCAAAAGGCTCGGTCGCAGAATGCAGGAGCTGCTTTCCTCTGTCGCACTATGA
- a CDS encoding FtsQ-type POTRA domain-containing protein: MTAPAVFLPFCPPAMPSAKKSTRSATNRSFRTRKGAAVPHIIDYEPESPIIRAQEAEAAKRRGFRNAVWLIVIIGAIALGKVVWEEAFEKNAQFLLRQLVVNTEGPLSVPRIVRATALTLDTNLLTLNIRDVRARLERLPQVKNVRIHRDYNGRLTLDVTQRIPVAWLECAKLKYYAARSGAGCLLDAEGVPMPCEVITKDFLSLPTIRFDGLSQAFYGSPIPNAQVHTALSLLKELNTRAETNDEAVKLIIVPNAWSMEAHFATAESKVITFGADDLEQQLERYERVLHSTRTRQWKLATLNLIPAGNTPVTFHGTPDLAGITLTEHTVTPSK; encoded by the coding sequence ATGACCGCCCCTGCGGTCTTCCTGCCATTTTGCCCTCCCGCTATGCCTTCGGCGAAAAAAAGTACGCGCTCTGCCACCAACCGCTCCTTCCGCACGCGGAAAGGTGCTGCTGTGCCGCACATCATCGACTACGAGCCCGAGTCGCCCATCATCCGTGCCCAGGAGGCAGAGGCAGCGAAGCGCCGCGGCTTTCGTAATGCCGTCTGGCTCATCGTCATCATCGGAGCCATCGCTTTGGGCAAAGTCGTCTGGGAGGAAGCCTTCGAAAAAAATGCTCAGTTCCTCCTCCGCCAACTGGTCGTGAATACAGAGGGTCCTCTCTCCGTGCCGCGCATCGTCCGTGCCACAGCGCTCACTCTGGACACGAATCTACTCACCCTGAACATCCGTGATGTCCGCGCTCGATTAGAAAGGCTGCCCCAGGTCAAAAATGTGCGCATCCACCGCGACTACAATGGCCGCCTCACCCTGGATGTCACCCAGCGCATCCCCGTCGCATGGCTGGAATGTGCGAAGCTCAAATACTACGCTGCACGCAGCGGCGCGGGCTGCCTGCTCGATGCGGAGGGCGTGCCCATGCCCTGCGAGGTCATCACCAAAGACTTCCTCAGTCTGCCCACCATCCGCTTTGATGGCCTCAGCCAGGCCTTTTACGGCTCCCCCATCCCGAATGCCCAGGTCCACACCGCACTGAGCCTCCTCAAAGAGCTCAATACCCGTGCCGAGACCAATGATGAAGCCGTAAAGCTCATCATCGTGCCGAATGCATGGTCCATGGAGGCCCACTTCGCCACCGCAGAGAGCAAAGTCATCACCTTCGGCGCAGACGATCTGGAGCAGCAGCTCGAGCGCTACGAGCGCGTGCTCCACAGCACCCGCACACGCCAGTGGAAGCTCGCCACACTCAATCTCATCCCCGCAGGCAACACACCTGTCACTTTTCACGGCACCCCAGACCTCGCCGGAATCACGCTCACGGAGCATACCGTCACACCCTCCAAATAA
- the lexA gene encoding repressor LexA, with translation MPRQREAQLTARQQELLDYLRSYQRSEGVMPSTRDIQKHFGFSSQTAAMSHLRALEKKGVIQRHAHKARAVVFPEDLDRAEIIDIPVFGTIPAGMPSDVAQHADGCISVDVNTLGIPRTSKSFALKVRGDSMIEAHICSGDFVILEIREPREKDIVAALIDGETTLKRYLISNGQPFLKAENERYPDLLPAQELLIQGVMVGMIRHFRRD, from the coding sequence ATGCCTCGACAACGCGAAGCCCAGCTCACTGCTCGCCAGCAAGAGCTGCTCGATTATCTCCGCAGCTACCAGCGCTCGGAAGGCGTGATGCCCTCCACGCGTGACATTCAGAAACATTTCGGTTTTTCCAGCCAGACGGCGGCCATGAGCCACCTGCGTGCACTGGAGAAAAAAGGCGTCATCCAGCGCCATGCGCATAAAGCACGCGCCGTGGTCTTCCCAGAGGATCTCGACCGCGCAGAGATCATCGACATTCCCGTATTTGGCACCATCCCGGCGGGGATGCCCAGTGATGTGGCCCAGCATGCAGATGGCTGCATTTCGGTGGATGTGAATACGCTCGGCATCCCACGTACATCGAAGAGCTTTGCTCTCAAAGTGCGGGGAGACAGCATGATCGAAGCGCACATTTGCAGCGGCGATTTTGTGATTTTGGAGATCCGTGAGCCCCGTGAAAAAGACATCGTCGCCGCCCTCATCGACGGCGAGACCACGCTGAAGCGCTACCTCATCAGCAATGGCCAGCCCTTCCTCAAAGCTGAAAATGAGCGCTATCCAGACCTGCTCCCTGCCCAGGAGCTACTCATCCAGGGCGTGATGGTCGGCATGATCCGCCATTTCCGTCGAGACTGA
- a CDS encoding tetratricopeptide repeat protein: MKLILCLLLCATALSAQDAAAPLNPAAVEKVGELPPLTKVLNQRAATAFSKKDWATARKAYQEMIDLDPQNALVWANLGAVEQQAGDMKKAVQCFEKSVQSNPELASSWLALGLLRLEAGDTYLAISALARAVNEEPEDARAHNYLAIAAKNLGWADAAQAELQKALTLKPDYGAAHFNLALMMLDQRPPAIELAKRHYEKARALGMEKDEVVERRLKE, from the coding sequence ATGAAGCTCATCCTCTGCCTCCTCCTCTGCGCTACTGCGCTGTCTGCCCAAGACGCCGCCGCACCACTCAATCCAGCCGCCGTCGAAAAAGTCGGTGAGCTGCCGCCACTGACCAAAGTGCTCAATCAACGTGCGGCCACCGCCTTCTCGAAAAAAGACTGGGCCACCGCCCGGAAGGCCTACCAGGAGATGATCGATCTCGATCCGCAGAATGCGCTGGTGTGGGCCAATCTGGGTGCGGTGGAGCAACAAGCCGGTGACATGAAAAAAGCCGTGCAGTGCTTTGAGAAGTCCGTGCAGAGCAATCCAGAGCTCGCTAGCTCGTGGCTCGCGCTCGGTCTGCTGCGCCTAGAGGCGGGCGATACGTATCTTGCCATCTCTGCGCTGGCACGGGCGGTGAATGAGGAGCCAGAGGATGCCCGTGCGCACAATTACCTGGCCATCGCTGCGAAAAATCTCGGATGGGCAGATGCCGCACAGGCAGAGCTGCAAAAAGCACTCACTTTGAAGCCGGATTATGGCGCTGCGCACTTCAATCTGGCGCTGATGATGCTCGATCAGCGCCCGCCGGCCATCGAGCTCGCGAAGCGGCACTACGAAAAAGCCCGCGCACTCGGCATGGAAAAAGATGAAGTCGTCGAGCGCAGGCTCAAAGAGTGA
- a CDS encoding 8-amino-7-oxononanoate synthase, with product MRDWSLQSELDDLRAQDLWRELRTLDAGEEQQVMRDGRLVVNFSSNDYLGLAGSEVLHAALEDGLAKHSGGSGASRLVCGTQRAHTELEEALAAFKGTQAALSFSSGYAVALGVIPALLSRGDTIILDKLCHASLVDAARLSGATIRVFPHNHVEKLARLLATASGRVLIVTESIFSMDGDAAALREIIELKEQHGAWLLLDEAHAVGVLGPQGRGLAAQLGLEGRVELHMGTLSKALGLSGGYLAASRVVIDLLINRARSFIYSTAPPPFLAHAAARMLAHVASDDGDARRQKLQNHVSSLQTAISAPARPAAILPLILGAESLALKSSAALLAAGFLVPAIRFPTVARGSARLRISLSAAHSTQQVTQLAAALTAYLPPENKASV from the coding sequence ATGCGTGACTGGAGCCTGCAATCTGAACTCGATGACCTGCGTGCGCAGGATCTCTGGCGTGAGCTACGCACGCTCGATGCCGGTGAGGAGCAGCAAGTGATGCGTGATGGGCGCCTGGTGGTGAATTTCTCCTCGAACGACTATCTCGGCCTCGCAGGCTCAGAGGTGCTGCATGCGGCCTTGGAAGATGGGCTGGCGAAGCACAGCGGTGGCAGTGGTGCCTCACGGTTAGTCTGCGGCACTCAGCGTGCTCACACGGAGCTGGAGGAGGCCTTGGCGGCTTTTAAGGGCACCCAGGCGGCGCTGAGTTTCAGCAGTGGTTATGCGGTGGCGCTAGGGGTCATCCCCGCACTCCTGAGCCGTGGGGATACGATCATCCTGGATAAGCTTTGCCACGCCAGCCTAGTCGATGCAGCAAGGCTGAGCGGTGCGACGATTCGTGTCTTTCCGCATAATCATGTCGAAAAGCTCGCTCGCCTGCTGGCCACGGCCTCTGGACGTGTTTTGATCGTCACGGAGTCCATTTTCAGCATGGATGGTGATGCAGCGGCGCTGCGGGAAATCATTGAGCTAAAGGAACAGCACGGTGCCTGGCTGCTGCTGGATGAGGCGCATGCGGTGGGTGTCCTGGGCCCACAGGGCAGGGGACTGGCGGCTCAGCTAGGCCTGGAGGGCCGCGTGGAGCTGCACATGGGCACACTGAGCAAGGCACTGGGCCTCAGCGGTGGCTACCTCGCCGCTTCGCGTGTGGTCATCGACCTTCTCATCAACCGAGCTCGCAGTTTTATCTACTCCACGGCACCACCGCCGTTTCTGGCCCATGCAGCGGCACGGATGCTCGCCCATGTCGCGAGTGATGATGGAGATGCTAGGCGCCAAAAACTGCAAAATCATGTCTCCAGCCTCCAAACGGCGATTTCGGCCCCTGCACGACCTGCGGCCATTTTACCGCTCATTTTGGGTGCAGAGTCTCTGGCGCTGAAATCGAGCGCTGCGCTGCTAGCGGCAGGTTTTTTGGTCCCAGCGATCCGTTTTCCCACCGTGGCTCGTGGCAGTGCCCGCCTGCGCATCTCTCTGAGCGCGGCACATTCGACGCAGCAGGTCACACAGCTCGCGGCGGCCCTCACAGCCTATCTTCCGCCGGAAAATAAAGCATCCGTCTGA
- the secD gene encoding protein translocase subunit SecD has protein sequence MQAYLTFILGTIILLLLIVYVGTAVQKTKRLIGTLLVALTAFSSILSVKQLGIPLGIDLQGGSEFIVEIMPGKSDDGTEKPVTSESVQQAIKILEKRLNPDGQKDLTMQPQGENRIVIQMPGVTPAEIDNVRKLIQQVAHLEFRMVHVQQGYDQKLAELKSTSGVRDPSYILLKQKPEIDKKGVETPQDDIVVKRRTEFEGKHVSKAGAMYDAQGWSVMLALNSEGAALFDGVAQSNQGNRMAIIVDDVVISAPVLKERHYGGTAVINGNFSQEEAFALSTMLNNPMENPLVIASESSVSSAYGATSISQGKWVGIAALALTTLFMVFIYRLAGLVAIAGLIINMCILFGAMAIFQFTLTMPGIAGLVLTIGMAVDANVLIYERLREEMEDGKTLAGALDAAYEKAFSAIADSNITTLIAAVILFVISGGLVKGFAVTLMIGLISSMIGALIVTRVIFMWVIDKGILTTLKTTRIIPDKVWDILSTAPKFIIASLVVTAISFGTLFYKGKDSLGIDFRGGGRVDVVFKAGQEATESELNDLVTPLKLSDGKAIGGFTAQLKSDPATGGKLASIRCEQDSAITIDAAVKAKWKDVSTSISTVGSVLGEESMYSSLWALAVALVAIFLYLLVRYEFAFALAAIVALFHDVLMVPGLIVLFGQQLSIIHVGALLTIAGYSINDTIVVFDRIRETIQRGGAGSLRDLMNEAICKTLSRTLLTGPTALAPMIVLLFLGNPSMLEFALPITIGVLLGTYSSIFIASPLVLWYAKKTGTSLKRQVLDAQIEQMKAEQAIAAAKAAGERA, from the coding sequence ATGCAAGCCTACCTCACCTTCATCCTCGGCACTATCATCCTGTTATTGCTGATCGTTTACGTCGGCACTGCCGTGCAGAAGACCAAGCGCCTCATCGGCACCCTGCTCGTCGCTCTGACGGCCTTTTCCTCCATCCTCAGTGTGAAGCAGCTCGGTATCCCGCTCGGGATTGACCTCCAGGGCGGCTCGGAGTTCATCGTCGAGATCATGCCCGGCAAATCGGACGACGGCACGGAAAAACCTGTCACTTCGGAGTCCGTCCAGCAGGCCATCAAGATCCTGGAAAAGCGTCTCAATCCAGACGGCCAAAAGGACCTCACCATGCAGCCACAGGGTGAAAACCGCATCGTCATCCAGATGCCTGGCGTCACACCCGCAGAGATCGACAATGTGCGCAAACTCATCCAGCAGGTCGCTCACCTGGAGTTCCGCATGGTGCATGTCCAGCAGGGCTATGACCAGAAGCTCGCTGAACTGAAGAGCACCTCTGGAGTGCGAGATCCTTCCTACATCCTTTTGAAGCAGAAACCCGAGATCGACAAAAAAGGCGTCGAGACTCCGCAGGATGACATCGTCGTGAAGCGCCGCACCGAATTCGAAGGCAAGCACGTCAGCAAAGCCGGTGCCATGTACGATGCCCAGGGCTGGTCTGTGATGCTCGCACTCAATAGTGAAGGTGCCGCCCTCTTCGATGGCGTCGCGCAGAGCAATCAGGGCAACCGCATGGCCATCATCGTCGATGATGTCGTTATCTCTGCTCCAGTGCTCAAAGAGCGTCACTACGGTGGCACCGCCGTCATCAATGGGAACTTCAGCCAGGAGGAGGCCTTTGCCCTCTCCACCATGCTGAACAATCCCATGGAAAACCCGCTCGTCATCGCCTCCGAGAGCAGCGTCTCCTCCGCCTATGGTGCGACCAGCATCAGCCAGGGCAAGTGGGTAGGCATCGCCGCTCTGGCGCTGACCACGCTCTTCATGGTCTTCATTTACCGTCTCGCGGGCCTCGTGGCCATCGCCGGCCTCATCATCAACATGTGCATCCTCTTTGGAGCGATGGCCATCTTCCAGTTCACACTCACCATGCCCGGTATCGCCGGTTTGGTGCTCACCATCGGTATGGCCGTCGATGCGAATGTGCTCATCTATGAGCGCCTACGAGAGGAAATGGAAGACGGCAAGACACTCGCGGGTGCCCTGGATGCCGCGTATGAAAAAGCCTTCTCCGCCATCGCGGACTCGAACATCACCACCCTCATCGCCGCTGTCATCCTCTTCGTCATCTCCGGTGGTCTGGTGAAAGGCTTCGCCGTCACTCTGATGATCGGTCTGATCTCCTCCATGATCGGTGCACTCATCGTCACCCGCGTCATTTTCATGTGGGTCATCGACAAAGGCATCCTCACCACGCTGAAGACCACCCGCATCATCCCGGACAAGGTGTGGGACATCCTCAGCACCGCGCCCAAGTTCATCATCGCCTCCCTCGTCGTCACCGCCATTTCCTTTGGTACACTCTTCTACAAGGGTAAGGACAGCCTCGGCATCGACTTCCGTGGTGGTGGCCGTGTGGATGTCGTCTTCAAAGCCGGTCAGGAAGCTACTGAAAGCGAGCTGAACGACCTCGTCACCCCGCTGAAGCTCTCCGATGGCAAAGCGATCGGTGGATTCACCGCCCAGCTCAAATCTGACCCCGCCACCGGCGGTAAACTCGCCAGCATCCGCTGCGAGCAGGACAGCGCCATCACCATCGACGCTGCCGTCAAAGCCAAGTGGAAAGACGTCAGCACCAGCATCTCCACCGTCGGCAGTGTCTTGGGTGAGGAGTCCATGTACTCGTCCCTTTGGGCATTGGCCGTGGCCCTCGTTGCCATCTTCCTCTACCTGCTTGTGCGTTATGAGTTCGCCTTCGCCCTCGCGGCCATCGTCGCCCTCTTCCATGACGTGCTCATGGTGCCCGGCTTGATCGTCCTCTTCGGCCAGCAGCTCAGCATCATCCACGTCGGCGCGCTGCTCACCATCGCGGGTTACTCCATCAATGACACCATCGTCGTCTTCGACCGCATCCGCGAGACCATCCAGCGCGGCGGTGCAGGCTCCCTGCGTGATCTCATGAACGAGGCCATCTGCAAGACGCTGTCCCGTACCCTCCTTACTGGTCCCACAGCCCTCGCACCCATGATCGTGCTCCTCTTCCTGGGGAATCCCTCCATGCTCGAGTTCGCGCTGCCCATCACCATCGGTGTGCTGCTCGGTACCTACTCCTCCATCTTCATCGCCAGCCCGCTCGTGCTCTGGTATGCGAAGAAGACTGGCACCAGCCTGAAGCGCCAGGTGCTCGATGCCCAGATCGAGCAAATGAAGGCCGAGCAAGCCATCGCTGCTGCCAAAGCAGCCGGCGAGCGTGCCTGA
- the yajC gene encoding preprotein translocase subunit YajC, whose amino-acid sequence MTVQTLSHALFFAQAPASPAPGGGLFGNPLTMMVLMIVMMYFIAIRPQQKRMKEHQALVASAKVGDHVVMECGVHGIITSLKERTVMVRIADNVKVEYERTKIAAVTKKSDVVEA is encoded by the coding sequence ATGACAGTCCAGACCCTCTCGCATGCCCTTTTCTTCGCACAGGCTCCTGCTAGCCCGGCACCAGGGGGTGGACTTTTTGGCAATCCATTGACCATGATGGTCCTCATGATCGTGATGATGTACTTCATCGCCATCCGTCCGCAGCAGAAGCGGATGAAGGAGCACCAAGCGCTCGTCGCCAGTGCGAAGGTGGGCGACCACGTCGTCATGGAATGCGGCGTGCATGGCATCATCACCAGCCTCAAAGAGCGCACCGTCATGGTCCGCATCGCCGATAACGTCAAAGTCGAGTACGAGCGCACCAAGATCGCCGCCGTGACGAAAAAATCCGACGTCGTCGAGGCCTGA
- the tgt gene encoding tRNA guanosine(34) transglycosylase Tgt, whose protein sequence is MSFELLATDPTSLARRGRLTTPHGVVETPIFMPVGTQGTVKGVHPDELRALNSQIILGNTYHLFVRPGMEIMQAAGGLHAFSNWDRPILTDSGGFQVFSLAKLRKIKEEGVHFQNHLDGTPMFIGPETSMEIQATLGSDIAMLFDECTPYPCEAKEAEKSLDLTLRWAKRCRTWIDQNRPQTGGGAQQHFGIVQGSVYEDLRKKSARELVAMGFDGYAIGGLSVGEPEEDMMRIAEWVTPLLPADQARYAMGLGTPPQVVELIARGIDMFDCVLPTRLARNGTAFTHEGMMNLRNACYAKDFRDLAEDTHPLCRGFSRAYIRHLVQAQEIMGLRLISLHNLHFYASLTSRARQAIEQGCFAEFRAEVRARYKTSSASDLSS, encoded by the coding sequence ATGTCTTTCGAACTCCTCGCCACTGATCCCACGTCTCTCGCACGCCGTGGGCGGCTGACGACGCCGCATGGCGTGGTGGAGACACCCATTTTTATGCCGGTAGGCACGCAGGGCACGGTGAAGGGGGTGCACCCGGATGAGCTACGGGCGCTGAACTCCCAGATCATCCTGGGAAATACCTACCACCTCTTTGTACGGCCTGGGATGGAGATCATGCAGGCGGCGGGCGGCCTGCATGCCTTCTCCAACTGGGACCGACCCATTTTGACAGATAGCGGCGGCTTCCAGGTCTTCTCACTGGCGAAACTGCGCAAAATCAAAGAAGAGGGCGTTCACTTCCAAAACCACCTCGATGGCACGCCGATGTTCATCGGGCCGGAAACGAGCATGGAGATCCAGGCGACGCTAGGATCGGACATCGCGATGCTTTTTGACGAATGCACGCCTTACCCCTGCGAGGCCAAGGAGGCCGAAAAAAGCCTCGATTTGACCCTCCGGTGGGCCAAGCGCTGCCGGACCTGGATTGACCAAAATCGGCCGCAAACCGGCGGCGGGGCGCAGCAGCACTTCGGCATCGTACAGGGCAGTGTGTATGAGGATTTGCGCAAAAAATCCGCCCGTGAGCTGGTGGCGATGGGTTTTGATGGTTACGCCATCGGGGGGCTCAGTGTGGGCGAGCCGGAGGAGGACATGATGCGCATCGCCGAGTGGGTGACACCGCTGCTCCCGGCGGATCAGGCCCGCTATGCGATGGGCCTGGGCACGCCGCCGCAGGTGGTGGAGCTGATCGCACGCGGGATCGACATGTTTGACTGTGTTTTGCCCACGCGGCTGGCGCGGAATGGCACCGCCTTCACCCATGAGGGCATGATGAACCTGCGGAATGCCTGCTATGCGAAGGATTTCCGTGACCTAGCCGAGGACACGCATCCCCTGTGCCGGGGCTTTTCCAGGGCCTATATCCGGCATCTCGTGCAGGCTCAGGAGATCATGGGTTTGCGGTTGATTTCTCTGCATAACCTGCATTTCTACGCGTCCCTCACGTCCAGGGCACGTCAAGCGATCGAACAGGGTTGTTTCGCCGAGTTTCGGGCGGAGGTCCGTGCCCGTTACAAAACCTCCTCAGCCTCCGACCTTTCTTCATGA